One genomic region from Solwaraspora sp. WMMD792 encodes:
- a CDS encoding ABC transporter ATP-binding protein: MERTVHTDDHTAPALTLRGVSKRYGPVVACDAVDLAVRPGEIHGLLGENGAGKSTLMKILLGLVHRDAGSILRGGEPVEIDTPQRAADLGLGMVHQHFSLIDPLTVWENVIMGDSGRVDKGAACAQVEQVAQRYGLPIDPMARVDRLSAGERQRVELIKCLRRDPSVLILDEPTSVLTQAESAELFTVLRRVVQAENRAVILISHKLAEIIAATDQVTVLRRGAVVFHGPTAQTTPQLLARQMVGREVSLRAESAALGMLPVERSGDQPAGDQPADDRPAGDQPAGRTADGPAEPATAGSPPVLRLRDVTVLLGELRILDALNLDVAPGEIVGLYGVEGNGQATLGDLLSGLLVPDSGTVEIGGEPVDLERAGALHTAGLGIVPEDRHRSGVVLDMTIAENLVMKSLAGVSGTGGVLSRRRIQQIARQRMTEFNIIAPSPDTPVRSLSGGNQQRVVLARELSAGPKVLIAAQPTHGLDVGAIEDMYVRLRQAAAEGVAVLLISTELEEVMALSDRVAVISSGRIVGVLDPAEATAERLGMLVGGVSH, translated from the coding sequence GTGGAACGGACTGTGCACACCGACGACCACACGGCGCCGGCGCTCACCCTGCGCGGAGTGAGCAAGCGCTACGGTCCGGTCGTCGCCTGCGACGCCGTGGATCTCGCCGTACGACCCGGCGAGATCCACGGCCTCCTCGGCGAGAACGGGGCCGGCAAGTCGACCCTGATGAAGATCCTGCTCGGGCTGGTGCACCGGGACGCCGGCAGCATCCTGCGCGGCGGCGAGCCGGTGGAGATCGACACCCCGCAGCGGGCGGCCGATCTGGGGCTGGGCATGGTGCACCAGCACTTCAGCCTGATCGACCCGCTCACCGTCTGGGAAAACGTGATCATGGGCGACAGCGGCCGGGTCGACAAGGGCGCCGCCTGCGCCCAGGTCGAGCAGGTCGCCCAGCGGTACGGCCTGCCGATCGACCCGATGGCCCGGGTGGACCGGCTCTCCGCCGGGGAACGGCAGCGGGTCGAGCTGATCAAGTGTCTGCGCCGCGACCCGTCGGTGCTGATCCTGGACGAACCGACATCGGTGCTCACCCAGGCCGAGTCGGCCGAGCTGTTCACCGTGCTGCGCCGGGTGGTGCAGGCGGAGAACCGGGCGGTCATCCTGATCAGCCACAAGCTGGCCGAGATCATCGCGGCCACCGACCAGGTCACCGTGCTGCGCCGAGGGGCGGTCGTCTTCCACGGGCCGACCGCGCAGACCACCCCGCAGCTGCTGGCCCGGCAGATGGTCGGCCGGGAGGTGTCGCTGCGGGCGGAGAGCGCCGCGCTGGGCATGCTGCCGGTCGAACGTTCCGGCGACCAGCCGGCAGGGGACCAACCAGCAGATGACCGGCCGGCCGGGGACCAGCCGGCGGGGCGAACCGCCGACGGACCGGCCGAGCCGGCGACAGCAGGTTCCCCGCCGGTGCTGCGACTGCGCGACGTCACCGTGCTCCTCGGCGAGCTGCGGATCCTCGACGCCCTCAACCTCGACGTCGCACCGGGCGAGATCGTCGGCCTGTACGGCGTCGAAGGCAACGGTCAGGCCACCCTCGGCGATCTGCTCTCCGGGCTGCTGGTGCCCGACTCCGGCACGGTCGAGATCGGCGGCGAGCCGGTCGACCTCGAGCGGGCCGGCGCGCTGCACACCGCCGGACTCGGCATCGTGCCCGAGGACCGGCACCGCTCCGGCGTGGTGCTGGACATGACCATCGCCGAGAACCTGGTAATGAAGTCGCTGGCCGGGGTCTCCGGCACCGGCGGGGTACTCAGCCGGCGGCGGATCCAGCAGATCGCCCGGCAGCGGATGACCGAGTTCAACATCATCGCCCCGTCCCCGGACACCCCGGTACGCAGCCTCTCCGGCGGCAACCAGCAGCGGGTGGTGCTGGCCCGGGAGTTGTCCGCCGGACCCAAGGTGCTGATCGCCGCCCAGCCCACCCACGGGCTGGACGTCGGCGCGATCGAAGACATGTACGTGCGGCTGCGGCAGGCCGCCGCGGAAGGGGTGGCGGTTTTGCTGATCTCCACCGAACTCGAAGAGGTGATGGCCCTGTCCGACCGGGTGGCGGTGATCTCCTCGGGTCGGATCGTCGGGGTGCTCGACCCCGCCGAGGCCACTGCGGAACGCCTCGGGATGCTGGTCGGCGGGGTGAGCCACTGA
- a CDS encoding BMP family ABC transporter substrate-binding protein: MTIRIGKGAAALLAGAVSLALVGCADNDATAPDPAGSEGGGTVIAGQPDVNGDGKVLIGVLSPGDINDNGYYESFVAEAERFANEQGWEVIKRGSVPPTEALSSARALCQQGVDMVALGASELKDAIPASEEPACENVAWYVPSSENIPQTPEIVISSDDPNQSMLAAGYATGLLMEENGDTKAGFVTGMEVDFAINAARAFKAGIRMVVPEAELVITYTGDFNDSAKAREAVQAQIDQGVSVVYPYLGGATDAATELANEGGAITLTPGTDRCDSTEPKFDISVIFDPGAYFAAALTLFAEGELEMGTTKVWQIGIDPYPAIKICDPTAEQTERMEAFVTDVAEGNIDTAAEVERLGG, encoded by the coding sequence GTGACAATAAGGATCGGAAAGGGTGCGGCGGCGCTGCTCGCCGGCGCCGTCAGCCTCGCCCTGGTCGGCTGCGCCGACAACGACGCCACCGCGCCGGACCCCGCCGGCTCCGAGGGCGGCGGCACCGTCATCGCCGGCCAGCCGGACGTCAACGGCGACGGCAAGGTGCTGATCGGGGTGCTCAGCCCCGGTGACATCAATGACAACGGCTACTACGAGAGCTTTGTCGCCGAAGCCGAGCGGTTCGCCAACGAGCAGGGCTGGGAGGTCATCAAGCGGGGCTCGGTGCCGCCGACCGAGGCGCTCAGCTCGGCCCGGGCGCTGTGCCAGCAGGGCGTCGACATGGTGGCGCTGGGCGCCTCCGAGCTCAAGGACGCCATCCCCGCCTCCGAGGAGCCGGCCTGCGAGAACGTCGCCTGGTACGTGCCGTCGTCGGAGAACATCCCGCAGACCCCGGAGATCGTCATCTCCAGCGACGACCCGAACCAGAGCATGCTCGCCGCCGGGTACGCCACCGGTCTGCTGATGGAGGAGAACGGCGACACCAAGGCCGGCTTCGTCACCGGCATGGAGGTCGACTTCGCGATCAACGCCGCCCGGGCCTTCAAGGCCGGGATCCGGATGGTGGTCCCCGAGGCCGAGCTGGTGATCACCTACACCGGTGACTTCAACGACTCCGCAAAGGCCCGGGAGGCCGTGCAGGCGCAGATCGACCAGGGCGTCAGCGTGGTCTACCCGTACCTCGGTGGGGCCACCGACGCCGCAACCGAACTTGCCAACGAGGGCGGCGCGATCACCCTGACCCCGGGCACCGACCGGTGTGACTCGACCGAGCCGAAGTTCGACATCTCGGTCATCTTCGACCCGGGTGCCTACTTCGCCGCCGCGCTGACCCTGTTCGCCGAGGGCGAGCTGGAAATGGGCACCACCAAGGTGTGGCAGATCGGCATCGACCCGTACCCGGCGATCAAGATCTGCGACCCGACGGCGGAGCAGACCGAGCGGATGGAGGCCTTCGTCACCGACGTGGCGGAGGGCAACATCGACACCGCCGCCGAGGTGGAGCGGCTCGGCGGCTGA
- a CDS encoding amidohydrolase family protein gives MTTPAALTADSGPGTARADLLVVDADIVTMAPGREVVTGGAIAVVDGRIADIGPTGALRVAYPHTPELDAAGCLVVPGLVNAHQHTTADPLIRSGIPDDVPAQQAIFDWIVPLHAAVTGDDDELSATLTAVEALSYGVTTLLEPGTVAHPLRVAAGLRAAGIRGRVGRWGWDTADAPYSMPAADTLDAQAETVTALAGDRLVTGWVTLVGHDLVSDELFTGAAELAERLDVPMTWHLSPSAEDPAGYAVAGRPRPVLHLRDLGVLGPRLLLGHAVWLDDDELDALAGSGTAVASCPGAYLRLGQGFTRAGRHTELRRAGGRLALGCDSHNAGDTPDVWRAARLFAGLDRDRGAAEPLPADEIFALATVDGADAVGLGRLTGSIEVGKAADLVVLDTRTIAWTPRGDLATQLVWGAASHTVRDVLVDGRPVVRDRRITTVDVDALRAEVASRGADLLRRAGIDIPHRWPAVPATEYRAHRTGPAGATPPR, from the coding sequence ATGACCACGCCCGCGGCCCTGACCGCCGACTCCGGACCCGGCACCGCCCGCGCCGACCTGCTGGTCGTCGACGCCGACATCGTCACCATGGCCCCCGGCCGGGAGGTGGTCACCGGCGGTGCGATCGCGGTGGTCGACGGCCGGATCGCCGACATCGGCCCGACCGGTGCGCTGCGGGTCGCGTACCCGCACACCCCGGAGCTCGACGCGGCCGGCTGCCTGGTGGTCCCCGGTCTGGTCAACGCCCACCAGCACACCACCGCCGACCCGCTGATCCGCAGCGGCATCCCCGACGACGTCCCCGCCCAGCAGGCGATCTTCGACTGGATCGTGCCGCTGCACGCCGCCGTCACCGGCGACGACGACGAACTCTCGGCCACCCTCACCGCCGTCGAGGCGCTCAGCTACGGCGTCACCACCCTGCTCGAACCGGGCACCGTGGCGCATCCGCTGCGGGTCGCCGCCGGGCTGCGCGCCGCCGGCATCCGGGGCCGGGTCGGCCGCTGGGGCTGGGACACCGCCGACGCCCCGTACTCGATGCCGGCCGCCGACACCCTCGACGCCCAGGCCGAGACGGTCACCGCGCTGGCCGGCGACCGGCTGGTCACCGGCTGGGTCACCCTGGTCGGCCACGATCTGGTCAGCGACGAGCTGTTCACCGGTGCCGCCGAGCTGGCCGAGCGACTCGACGTGCCGATGACCTGGCACCTGTCGCCGAGCGCCGAGGACCCGGCCGGGTACGCGGTCGCCGGCCGTCCCCGTCCGGTGCTGCACCTGCGTGACCTCGGCGTGCTCGGCCCCCGTCTGCTGCTCGGCCACGCCGTCTGGCTCGACGACGACGAACTCGACGCGCTCGCCGGCAGCGGCACCGCCGTCGCCTCCTGCCCCGGTGCCTACCTGCGGCTCGGCCAGGGCTTCACCCGGGCGGGCCGGCACACCGAGCTGCGGCGGGCCGGCGGCCGGCTGGCGTTGGGCTGCGACTCGCACAACGCCGGCGACACCCCGGACGTGTGGCGGGCGGCCCGGCTCTTCGCCGGGCTGGACCGCGACCGCGGCGCGGCCGAGCCGCTACCCGCCGACGAGATCTTCGCCCTGGCCACCGTCGACGGCGCCGACGCCGTCGGGCTGGGGCGGTTGACCGGTTCGATCGAGGTCGGCAAGGCCGCCGATCTGGTCGTACTGGACACCCGCACCATCGCGTGGACCCCACGCGGGGACCTGGCCACCCAGCTCGTCTGGGGCGCGGCCAGCCACACCGTGCGGGACGTACTGGTCGACGGCCGGCCGGTGGTCCGGGACCGACGGATCACCACCGTCGACGTCGACGCCCTGCGGGCTGAGGTCGCGTCGCGCGGCGCGGACCTGCTCCGCCGGGCCGGCATCGACATCCCCCATCGCTGGCCTGCCGTGCCGGCGACCGAGTACCGCGCGCACCGGACCGGACCGGCCGGCGCGACGCCCCCAAGGTGA
- a CDS encoding zinc-binding dehydrogenase, producing the protein MVQTDFGGPEVVRPRALPDPEPGPAEVVVAVTAAALNRLDLLQLRGPGLLPGFTLPHVAGMDVAGQVVATGAEVGTLRTGDRVVLDPTIGCGHCAACVGGNPGYCATLRVVGGNRPGGFAEYVAVPAAVAHRVPDHVDLADAAALPTAWSVAWHALHRVGTLRSGESVVIQAATSAVSIAAIQLARASGAWVIAVARSEAKRAAAVSLGADVALDLDDRTAAEVREHTGGHGADLVLDHVGAATWDSSLASLRTGGRLVLLGNTSGDQVSLSLAQVYHQGLRLLGAGAYAPADFAAMLDAYFAGGLRVVRGAEYPLADLPAAYARLESGDLVGKILIRP; encoded by the coding sequence ATGGTTCAGACCGACTTCGGTGGCCCCGAAGTCGTACGGCCGCGCGCCCTGCCGGACCCCGAGCCCGGCCCGGCCGAGGTCGTCGTCGCCGTCACCGCCGCCGCGCTGAACCGTCTCGACCTGCTGCAGCTGCGCGGGCCCGGCCTGCTCCCCGGCTTCACGCTGCCGCACGTCGCCGGCATGGACGTCGCCGGACAGGTGGTCGCCACCGGCGCCGAGGTCGGCACGCTGCGCACCGGCGACCGGGTCGTGCTCGACCCCACCATCGGCTGCGGGCACTGCGCCGCCTGCGTCGGCGGCAACCCCGGCTACTGCGCCACGCTGCGCGTCGTCGGCGGCAACCGACCCGGCGGCTTCGCCGAGTACGTCGCCGTACCGGCCGCCGTCGCCCACCGGGTCCCCGACCACGTCGACCTCGCCGACGCCGCCGCACTGCCCACCGCCTGGAGCGTCGCCTGGCACGCCCTGCACCGGGTCGGCACCCTGCGCTCCGGCGAATCCGTGGTGATCCAGGCCGCCACCAGCGCGGTCAGCATCGCCGCCATCCAGCTCGCCCGCGCCAGCGGCGCCTGGGTGATCGCGGTGGCCCGCAGCGAAGCCAAACGGGCCGCCGCCGTCTCCCTCGGCGCCGACGTGGCGCTCGACCTGGACGACCGGACCGCCGCCGAGGTCCGGGAGCACACCGGCGGGCACGGCGCCGACCTGGTCCTGGACCACGTCGGTGCGGCCACCTGGGACAGCTCCCTGGCCAGCCTGCGCACCGGCGGCCGGCTGGTGCTGCTCGGCAACACCAGCGGCGACCAGGTCAGTCTGTCCCTGGCCCAGGTCTACCACCAGGGTCTGCGCCTGCTCGGCGCCGGCGCGTACGCCCCGGCCGACTTCGCCGCCATGCTCGACGCCTACTTCGCGGGCGGGCTGCGGGTGGTCCGGGGAGCCGAATATCCGCTCGCCGACCTGCCCGCGGCGTACGCCCGGCTGGAGTCCGGTGACCTCGTCGGCAAGATCCTGATCCGGCCATGA
- a CDS encoding helix-turn-helix domain-containing protein, with translation MTGAADLPVPVRPRLAVAAEPTPAQFAQWLTDLAFGGAGWPVLLARLAEATGHGCRLVAETGELLATSHDPGDDTSASAATSGTASGVTAAANCGSAVADPGALRGDRVRCVDGWLGRSVPVGSGSRRLGVLLLAEPVGTGQLDYARAAVTALLIEAVRREPPQPPAPVGADGLLLALRDGSGDRSPAGQADLVRAAAAYRWRLDQPHAAVALGYTGTQRRRWASALTWLDRPVLADGRLGWTLLQGDAEREVARLRGRLEQIVGAGQVRVAGGRSVTGPAATPDSFRDARLLLRLLLRRSPAAAESAELPFERAGLAQLLLAVPQERLRWYVDRHLGPIAQRDDLLRTLDHWLATGGSRQAVSEQLHLHRNSVGYRVGLIKRLLGVDPLHPSTAAVLRTALVARELLIVAGDGG, from the coding sequence GTGACCGGGGCGGCCGACCTTCCGGTGCCGGTCCGGCCCCGGCTGGCTGTGGCCGCCGAACCGACGCCGGCCCAGTTCGCCCAGTGGCTGACCGACCTCGCGTTCGGCGGTGCCGGCTGGCCGGTGCTGCTGGCCCGGCTGGCCGAGGCCACCGGCCATGGTTGCCGGCTGGTCGCCGAGACCGGGGAGCTGCTGGCCACCAGCCACGACCCCGGCGACGACACCAGCGCCAGCGCCGCCACCAGCGGCACGGCCAGTGGTGTCACGGCCGCCGCCAACTGCGGCAGCGCCGTCGCCGACCCGGGCGCGCTGCGCGGCGACCGGGTGCGGTGCGTCGACGGCTGGCTCGGCCGGTCGGTGCCGGTCGGGTCCGGCAGCCGCCGGCTCGGTGTCCTGCTGCTGGCCGAGCCGGTCGGGACCGGCCAGCTCGACTACGCCCGGGCCGCGGTCACCGCGTTGCTCATCGAGGCGGTACGCCGGGAGCCGCCGCAGCCGCCGGCGCCGGTGGGTGCCGACGGGCTGCTACTGGCCCTGCGGGACGGCTCCGGTGACCGGTCCCCGGCCGGTCAGGCCGACCTGGTGCGCGCCGCGGCGGCGTACCGGTGGCGGCTGGACCAGCCGCATGCGGCGGTGGCACTCGGCTACACCGGCACCCAGCGCCGCCGGTGGGCATCCGCGTTGACCTGGCTGGACCGGCCGGTGCTGGCCGACGGCCGGCTGGGCTGGACCCTGCTGCAGGGTGACGCCGAGCGGGAGGTGGCCCGGCTGCGCGGCCGGTTGGAGCAGATCGTCGGTGCCGGCCAGGTCCGGGTGGCCGGCGGCCGGTCGGTGACCGGCCCGGCCGCGACCCCCGACTCGTTCCGGGACGCCCGGCTGCTGCTGCGGCTGCTGCTGCGCCGCAGCCCGGCGGCGGCGGAGTCGGCCGAGCTGCCGTTCGAGCGGGCGGGTCTGGCGCAACTGCTGCTGGCCGTGCCGCAGGAGCGGCTGCGCTGGTACGTGGACCGGCACCTGGGGCCGATCGCGCAGCGCGACGACCTGCTCCGCACCCTGGACCACTGGTTGGCGACCGGGGGGAGCAGGCAAGCTGTGAGTGAACAACTACATCTGCACCGTAACTCCGTCGGCTACCGGGTGGGTCTGATCAAGCGGCTGCTGGGGGTGGATCCGTTGCATCCGTCGACCGCCGCTGTGCTGCGTACCGCGCTGGTCGCGCGGGAGCTGCTGATCGTCGCCGGCGACGGCGGATAA
- a CDS encoding aldehyde dehydrogenase family protein, with amino-acid sequence MADLDIPAARQLIDGAWEAAADGGELPVLDPATRRSIQPVARARAVDVDRAVAAARRAAPGWAATSPSERGAALRRWADLIAAHVEELAAHEARDVGKPRSGGRLNIYIAQGIVDYFAGAADKLTGVTLPTRTPDYFGYTRPEPYGVCAVVIPWNVPAVLTAANVAPALAAGNTVVLKPSEIAPLAPFALAELARRAGLPPGVLNVVTGLGPEAGVALTGHPDVDHISFVGSTVTGRAVMRAAAEHLVPVKLELGGKSPNVVFADADLDTAVPAIVASITENAGQNCYAGSRLVVEESIRAEVVERVAAAMAEVRVGSWEQDLDMGPLVSQAQYERVRGFLAEAPGAGARLVTGGESATAAFGDGWYVAPTVFDGVDETMRLAREEIFGPVLAVQGFRTTEEAVSIMNGTDFGLLTCVWTSDVSRALRVAGQARSGQVAVNQFHDAGVIGFPFNMQKESGFSRGGGYAALREYTQEKAVAVRLLDRSPT; translated from the coding sequence ATGGCTGACCTGGACATTCCCGCTGCCCGCCAGCTGATCGACGGTGCCTGGGAGGCGGCCGCCGACGGTGGCGAACTTCCGGTGCTCGACCCGGCGACCCGGCGGAGCATCCAGCCGGTCGCCCGGGCCCGCGCCGTCGACGTGGACCGCGCGGTCGCCGCCGCCCGTCGGGCCGCCCCCGGCTGGGCCGCGACCTCGCCGAGCGAACGCGGCGCCGCGCTGCGCCGGTGGGCCGACCTGATCGCCGCCCACGTCGAGGAGCTCGCCGCCCATGAGGCCCGTGACGTGGGCAAACCCCGTTCCGGCGGGCGGCTCAACATCTACATCGCGCAGGGCATCGTCGACTACTTCGCCGGCGCGGCCGACAAGCTGACCGGGGTCACCCTGCCCACCCGTACCCCTGACTACTTCGGTTACACCCGCCCGGAGCCGTACGGCGTCTGCGCGGTGGTGATCCCGTGGAACGTGCCGGCTGTGCTCACCGCCGCGAACGTCGCCCCGGCGCTGGCCGCCGGCAACACCGTGGTGCTCAAGCCGTCCGAGATCGCCCCGCTCGCCCCGTTCGCCCTGGCCGAGCTGGCCCGGCGGGCCGGCCTGCCGCCCGGGGTGCTCAACGTGGTGACCGGGCTCGGCCCGGAGGCCGGCGTGGCGCTCACCGGCCATCCGGACGTCGACCACATCAGCTTCGTCGGCTCGACCGTCACCGGCCGGGCGGTGATGCGGGCCGCCGCCGAGCACCTGGTCCCGGTGAAGCTCGAACTCGGCGGCAAGTCGCCGAACGTGGTCTTCGCGGACGCGGATCTGGACACCGCCGTGCCGGCGATCGTCGCCTCGATCACCGAGAACGCCGGCCAGAACTGCTACGCCGGCTCCCGGCTGGTGGTCGAGGAGTCGATCCGGGCGGAGGTGGTCGAGCGGGTGGCCGCCGCGATGGCCGAGGTCCGGGTCGGGTCGTGGGAGCAGGACCTGGACATGGGTCCGCTGGTCAGCCAGGCCCAGTACGAGCGGGTCCGGGGGTTTCTGGCCGAGGCGCCGGGCGCCGGGGCGCGGCTGGTCACCGGCGGGGAGTCGGCCACGGCCGCGTTCGGCGACGGCTGGTACGTGGCCCCGACCGTGTTCGACGGCGTCGACGAGACGATGCGGCTGGCCCGCGAGGAGATCTTCGGCCCGGTCCTGGCCGTGCAGGGGTTCCGGACCACCGAGGAAGCGGTGTCGATCATGAACGGCACCGACTTCGGCCTGCTCACCTGCGTCTGGACCTCCGACGTGTCCCGGGCGTTGCGGGTGGCCGGCCAGGCCCGCAGCGGCCAGGTGGCGGTCAACCAGTTCCACGACGCCGGGGTGATCGGGTTCCCGTTCAACATGCAGAAGGAGAGCGGGTTCAGCCGGGGCGGCGGGTATGCGGCGCTGCGCGAGTACACCCAGGAGAAGGCCGTCGCGGTCCGGCTGCTCGATCGATCGCCGACGTGA
- a CDS encoding NAD(P)-dependent alcohol dehydrogenase, with the protein MRVTAAVLDSAGAPFTLQELDLAGPGPDEVLVRVHSVGICGTDLEFANFFPTPAVLGHEGAGVVEQVGERVTGVSAGDHVAMSFTSCGNCPLCLTGSPAYCRSFDAVNFAGRRPDGSSALSRDGEPVNGHFLGQSSFASHVVAPARAVVPISKEIDLRLVGPFGCGFGTGAGAVLNVLRPPVGSSIVVFGAGSVGVAAILAARIAGCTTIAAVDVNADKLDTARLLGATHGVDSRTGDAKELLAAIAPYGFDFAIDATGREEVLRTAVESLGPLGRCGVVGVGPSEQMSFDWRSILNGRTVTGIIGGDSLPQVFLPRLLDLHTAGRFPVDRLLSYYPFEQINEAVAAVRSGTVGKAVLTL; encoded by the coding sequence GTGCGGGTCACGGCGGCGGTACTGGACAGCGCGGGTGCACCGTTCACCCTGCAGGAGCTCGACCTGGCCGGACCCGGCCCGGACGAGGTGCTGGTACGCGTACACAGCGTCGGTATCTGCGGCACCGACCTGGAGTTCGCCAACTTCTTCCCCACCCCGGCGGTGCTCGGCCACGAGGGTGCCGGCGTGGTCGAGCAGGTCGGCGAGCGGGTCACCGGGGTCTCGGCCGGCGATCACGTGGCGATGAGCTTCACCTCGTGCGGCAACTGCCCGCTCTGTCTGACCGGTAGCCCGGCGTACTGCCGCAGCTTCGACGCGGTTAACTTCGCCGGCCGCCGCCCGGACGGCAGCAGCGCGCTGTCCCGCGACGGCGAGCCGGTCAACGGACACTTTCTCGGCCAGTCGTCGTTCGCCAGCCACGTGGTCGCCCCGGCCCGCGCCGTGGTGCCGATCAGCAAGGAGATCGACCTGCGGCTGGTCGGGCCGTTCGGCTGCGGCTTCGGCACCGGAGCCGGCGCGGTGCTCAACGTGCTCCGCCCACCGGTCGGGTCGTCGATCGTCGTCTTCGGTGCCGGCTCGGTCGGCGTGGCGGCGATCCTGGCCGCCCGGATCGCCGGCTGCACCACGATCGCCGCGGTCGACGTCAACGCCGACAAGCTGGACACCGCCCGCCTGCTCGGCGCCACCCACGGCGTCGACTCGCGCACCGGGGACGCGAAGGAACTGCTCGCCGCGATCGCCCCGTACGGCTTCGACTTCGCGATCGACGCCACCGGACGCGAGGAGGTGCTGCGGACCGCGGTCGAGTCACTCGGCCCGCTGGGTCGGTGCGGCGTCGTCGGGGTCGGCCCCAGCGAACAGATGAGCTTCGACTGGCGCAGCATCCTCAACGGGCGCACCGTCACCGGGATCATCGGCGGCGACAGCCTGCCCCAGGTGTTCCTGCCGAGGCTGCTGGACCTGCACACCGCCGGCCGGTTCCCGGTGGACCGACTGCTCAGCTACTACCCGTTCGAGCAGATCAACGAGGCGGTGGCGGCGGTACGCTCCGGCACCGTCGGCAAGGCCGTCCTGACGCTCTGA